The Kineothrix sp. MB12-C1 genome includes a window with the following:
- a CDS encoding carbohydrate-binding domain-containing protein — MRKMSWASLSVLLSMIMLSTGCISAENDMGLMPKESLVEVEIDKKFSKRDRKAGYVENMAVNILLNKEEVSIEGDGASLDGNVITIDREGTYVISGIWQDGRIVVDAGSSDKVQLVFDNIAIACSDNAPIYIRKADKVIITLKEGSENALTDGFEYVQTDDNNVDGVIFSKEDLTINGSGTLYITGNYKHGVISKDDLVITGGNFHITAVKDALNGKDSVKIKDGIFRLSSKDGNGIQSKNGDDETKGYVYISGGEITVVESKEGIEGAALVIDGGIIDITARDDGLNASNADIVINGGIITIDARGDGIDSNGSVYVTGGITYVSGPEDDDNAGLDYDESAHISGGIFLVTGSSGMAQGFSDSSTQQSILYNLDSVSEAGTEISLIDEQGNVIISHIPAKQYQSILISTPDLKKDMTYTLVSGNQREQIAIFPHENP; from the coding sequence ATGAGAAAGATGAGTTGGGCGAGTCTGTCGGTTTTGTTATCGATGATAATGCTGTCTACAGGTTGTATATCAGCAGAAAATGACATGGGCTTGATGCCGAAAGAATCACTAGTGGAAGTGGAAATAGATAAGAAATTCTCAAAGAGAGATAGGAAGGCTGGGTATGTAGAGAATATGGCAGTAAATATCTTACTGAATAAGGAGGAGGTTTCCATAGAAGGTGATGGGGCTTCCTTAGATGGGAATGTGATAACTATCGATAGAGAAGGAACCTATGTAATCAGTGGTATATGGCAGGATGGGCGAATTGTGGTGGATGCAGGTAGTTCGGATAAGGTGCAGCTTGTATTCGATAATATAGCAATCGCCTGCTCAGACAATGCGCCTATTTATATTAGAAAGGCGGATAAGGTCATTATTACCTTGAAAGAGGGAAGCGAGAATGCGCTGACAGATGGCTTTGAATATGTACAGACTGATGATAATAACGTGGATGGTGTGATCTTCAGTAAGGAGGACCTGACGATTAATGGAAGCGGAACACTGTATATTACAGGAAATTATAAGCATGGAGTTATATCGAAGGATGATTTAGTAATTACCGGGGGAAATTTTCATATTACGGCGGTAAAGGATGCTCTGAATGGAAAAGATAGTGTGAAAATCAAGGATGGTATTTTCCGTTTGAGTTCGAAGGATGGTAATGGAATTCAATCTAAAAATGGAGATGATGAAACGAAAGGATATGTTTATATCAGCGGAGGAGAAATTACCGTTGTGGAGAGTAAAGAGGGAATAGAAGGGGCGGCACTTGTTATTGATGGAGGGATTATCGATATTACAGCACGGGATGACGGTCTGAATGCGAGCAACGCTGATATCGTTATTAATGGTGGAATTATAACAATAGATGCAAGGGGGGATGGCATCGATAGCAATGGTTCTGTCTACGTGACAGGAGGAATTACCTATGTGAGCGGACCGGAAGACGATGACAATGCCGGCCTTGACTATGACGAGAGTGCGCATATTAGTGGTGGGATATTCCTTGTGACGGGAAGTTCCGGCATGGCACAGGGCTTCTCCGATAGCTCCACACAACAATCTATTTTATATAATCTGGATTCAGTAAGTGAAGCAGGAACTGAAATTTCCTTAATTGATGAGCAGGGCAATGTTATCATATCTCACATCCCAGCCAAACAATATCAATCCATACTTATCAGCACTCCGGACCTGAAAAAGGATATGACTTATACTTTGGTGAGCGGAAACCAGAGGGAACAAATCGCAATATTCCCTCATGAGAACCCTTAA
- a CDS encoding HIT family protein has product MCIVCNRINMIKSGENPYFVKELETGYVVIGDHQHFRGYTLFLCKKHELELHALDKSFRQRYLEEMSIVAEAAYYAFEADKMNYELLGNGDSHLHWHLFPRRNGDLENYGVNGAGPVWLYPRDKMYDVSNRPDANELQELKSTLLHELNQLLDASYI; this is encoded by the coding sequence ATGTGTATCGTTTGCAATCGGATAAATATGATAAAATCAGGAGAAAATCCCTATTTTGTAAAAGAATTAGAGACGGGCTATGTGGTGATAGGTGATCATCAGCATTTTAGAGGGTATACCCTATTTTTATGCAAGAAGCATGAACTTGAATTGCATGCGTTAGATAAGAGTTTCAGACAACGTTACTTGGAAGAAATGTCGATTGTTGCGGAGGCTGCATATTATGCATTCGAGGCTGATAAAATGAATTACGAGTTATTAGGTAATGGAGATTCTCACCTACATTGGCATCTGTTCCCTCGTCGTAACGGCGACTTGGAGAACTATGGTGTAAATGGCGCCGGCCCTGTTTGGCTTTATCCACGAGATAAAATGTACGATGTCTCGAATCGCCCTGATGCCAATGAACTTCAAGAATTAAAATCCACTCTTTTACATGAGCTGAATCAACTTCTAGATGCATCATATATCTAA
- a CDS encoding cation-translocating P-type ATPase — protein MKKYFNLSVKETAEDLQVNLSNGLSGNEAAERSQKYGSNRLEGGKEKSILQMAIEQLKDFLVLILMVAAIVSIFLGESLEGIVILAIVVLNTFLGVYQENKASNALKALKEMASPHAKVLRDGQVVEIGSQEVVPGDVVILEAGDYIPADLRLVESVNLKVDEAALTGESVPVEKDANAVLDEDASLGDRINSAYMGTVITYGRGKGVITDTGMKTQMGNIAGMLNSSSDESTPLQKKLDSLGKLLGIVCLSICGIIFILGLVRGMELFDIFMTSVSLAVAAIPEGLTVVVTVVLAMGMQRMVKCNAIIKRLSAVETLGSTTVICSDKTGTLTQNKMTIQRIYDGISLYDVSGTGYSPIGDILDTDGNKKADAVSKVLECIVLCNDAIYDSTTETIVGDPTEGAMVVLAHKAGMVKTQWDDKYPRLQEIPFDSDRKLMSTFHTIDGKTIMYIKGAPDELLRRCVSIELNGTVQSLSEEKRKEILATNQQFAESALRVIGAAYREMDKVDTSFESENDLTFIGLVGMIDPPREEAKDAISVCKKAGIQVKMITGDHKITATAIGRQLGIVSEDAVAVEGREISEMTDEQLQERVKTVNVFARVSPEHKVRLVDAVRANGDIAAMTGDGVNDAPSLKHADIGVAMGITGTDVSKEAADMILTDDNFASIVRAVSEGRTIYSNIRKVVGFLLSCNIGEILVIFLAMLANLEVPLVAIQLLSINLITDAFPAFALGMEKEEPGVMDRHPRDPAEPIVDKKMAIAVGIQSIALALGTLGSFLYGYYVHDDLDVARTACFFTLVLGELLRAYSSRSEKTSVFRMKVFENGYLNKCVIASLVFLIASIYIPVLNPIFSTVPLTLDEIVVALVLAFVPMLGGEMAKVFTNRK, from the coding sequence GTGAAAAAATATTTTAACCTATCCGTCAAAGAAACCGCAGAAGATTTGCAGGTTAATCTTTCCAACGGTCTTTCCGGTAATGAAGCCGCAGAGCGTAGTCAAAAGTACGGATCAAACCGCCTAGAGGGTGGTAAGGAGAAATCCATCCTGCAGATGGCTATCGAACAGCTCAAAGACTTTTTGGTTTTAATTCTAATGGTAGCAGCGATAGTATCCATTTTCCTCGGTGAGTCGTTGGAAGGAATTGTTATCTTGGCGATTGTTGTACTGAATACTTTTCTTGGAGTATATCAGGAGAACAAGGCGAGCAATGCGTTAAAAGCATTGAAGGAAATGGCAAGCCCTCATGCAAAGGTACTGCGTGATGGACAAGTAGTAGAAATAGGTTCTCAGGAAGTTGTTCCTGGTGATGTAGTTATTCTGGAAGCAGGAGATTATATACCGGCCGATTTGCGTTTGGTGGAATCTGTGAATCTTAAGGTGGACGAAGCTGCTTTGACAGGAGAATCCGTTCCAGTAGAGAAAGATGCGAATGCGGTTCTTGATGAAGATGCCAGCCTTGGTGACCGCATTAACAGTGCTTATATGGGAACTGTAATTACCTATGGACGAGGTAAAGGTGTGATTACCGATACCGGCATGAAAACGCAGATGGGAAATATCGCAGGTATGCTTAATAGCAGCAGCGATGAATCTACTCCCCTCCAGAAGAAATTGGACAGCCTTGGCAAGTTGTTAGGTATTGTTTGCTTATCGATTTGCGGAATTATATTTATCCTCGGTTTAGTTCGTGGAATGGAATTATTCGATATATTTATGACCTCCGTTTCATTGGCAGTTGCAGCAATTCCGGAAGGACTTACCGTTGTCGTTACAGTAGTACTTGCGATGGGAATGCAGAGAATGGTAAAGTGCAACGCCATTATCAAAAGGCTGAGTGCAGTGGAAACCTTAGGAAGTACCACAGTTATCTGCTCGGATAAGACGGGAACGTTGACACAAAATAAGATGACAATTCAGCGCATTTATGATGGTATTAGCTTATACGATGTAAGCGGAACAGGATATAGCCCGATAGGTGATATTCTGGATACAGATGGTAACAAAAAGGCAGATGCAGTTTCGAAAGTACTAGAATGTATCGTTTTATGTAACGATGCTATTTACGACTCGACGACTGAGACGATAGTGGGTGACCCGACAGAGGGTGCTATGGTAGTTCTTGCTCATAAGGCGGGAATGGTGAAGACACAGTGGGATGATAAATATCCTCGTTTGCAGGAGATTCCTTTTGATTCTGATAGAAAGCTGATGTCCACATTCCATACGATCGATGGTAAGACCATTATGTATATAAAAGGTGCGCCGGACGAATTACTTCGCCGTTGTGTATCCATCGAATTGAATGGAACCGTGCAGTCTCTTAGCGAAGAGAAACGTAAGGAGATCCTGGCAACGAACCAGCAATTTGCAGAATCTGCCCTGCGCGTGATTGGAGCAGCATATCGGGAAATGGACAAGGTAGATACTTCCTTTGAATCAGAGAATGACCTGACATTTATCGGTTTGGTAGGTATGATTGATCCACCGCGTGAAGAAGCAAAAGATGCGATTAGCGTTTGTAAAAAAGCTGGTATTCAGGTAAAAATGATTACCGGTGACCATAAAATTACAGCTACAGCGATTGGGCGTCAGCTCGGTATCGTAAGCGAAGATGCAGTTGCGGTAGAAGGACGCGAGATTTCGGAGATGACCGATGAACAGCTACAGGAACGAGTGAAAACTGTGAATGTATTTGCCCGTGTATCACCCGAGCATAAAGTACGTCTTGTGGATGCGGTAAGAGCAAACGGTGATATCGCAGCTATGACAGGTGACGGTGTAAATGATGCACCTTCCTTAAAACATGCGGATATCGGTGTAGCTATGGGCATTACCGGTACAGATGTATCGAAGGAAGCGGCAGATATGATATTGACAGACGATAACTTCGCAAGTATTGTAAGAGCAGTTTCGGAAGGACGTACGATTTATAGCAATATTCGTAAAGTGGTAGGCTTCCTGCTGTCTTGTAACATCGGTGAGATTCTCGTTATCTTCCTCGCTATGCTTGCTAATTTAGAAGTGCCGCTCGTTGCGATTCAGCTTCTGTCCATTAACTTGATTACAGACGCATTCCCTGCGTTCGCGCTCGGTATGGAGAAAGAAGAGCCCGGTGTTATGGATCGTCACCCGAGAGATCCGGCAGAGCCGATCGTAGATAAAAAGATGGCAATTGCAGTAGGTATTCAGAGTATCGCTCTGGCCCTCGGTACACTCGGATCGTTCTTGTACGGCTATTATGTGCATGATGACTTAGATGTAGCGCGTACCGCTTGCTTTTTTACCCTTGTATTGGGAGAATTGCTTCGTGCATACTCTTCCCGTTCAGAGAAGACTTCCGTATTCCGTATGAAAGTTTTTGAAAATGGGTATTTGAACAAATGTGTAATTGCATCTCTTGTATTTTTAATTGCGAGTATTTATATTCCGGTACTCAATCCGATTTTCAGCACGGTTCCTCTTACATTGGACGAGATAGTAGTTGCTCTCGTTCTGGCGTTTGTTCCGATGCTCGGTGGAGAGATGGCAAAGGTGTTCACGAACAGAAAATAA
- a CDS encoding exosporium glycoprotein BclB-related protein, which yields MTPAGATGATGATGPEGPEGPAGPPGEGAIIPFASGTPVALATVLGGLLNTSSAIGFGLNLPGISAASGTISLLGLTNYAFSVPRDGIITSLAAYLSISAGLSLIGSTVTVSAQLFQSTAPNDTFVAVPGAVVNLAPPLTGLISIGDISSGVTSGLNIPVTAGTRLLLVFSANVTAGLDLAATVAGYASAGLGIS from the coding sequence TTGACACCAGCAGGAGCAACAGGAGCAACAGGAGCGACAGGTCCGGAAGGTCCGGAAGGTCCGGCAGGCCCTCCTGGAGAAGGCGCGATTATTCCATTTGCATCGGGTACTCCGGTTGCATTGGCTACTGTGCTCGGAGGATTGCTTAACACCTCATCCGCAATTGGGTTCGGGCTTAATCTTCCAGGTATTTCTGCAGCCAGCGGAACCATCAGTCTTCTGGGGTTGACGAATTATGCATTCTCCGTTCCCAGAGATGGAATTATCACTTCCCTTGCAGCTTACTTGAGTATTAGTGCAGGACTCAGTTTAATTGGATCTACGGTAACAGTATCTGCTCAGTTATTCCAGTCAACCGCACCTAATGACACCTTTGTTGCAGTTCCGGGAGCAGTGGTTAACCTTGCACCTCCATTAACGGGATTGATTTCTATCGGTGATATTAGTAGCGGCGTTACTAGCGGATTGAATATTCCTGTCACGGCAGGAACCAGATTACTCTTAGTATTCTCTGCAAATGTTACGGCTGGTCTTGACTTGGCGGCGACCGTTGCAGGATATGCGAGTGCAGGACTTGGCATTTCCTAG